Proteins from a genomic interval of Maylandia zebra isolate NMK-2024a linkage group LG15, Mzebra_GT3a, whole genome shotgun sequence:
- the fam174c gene encoding protein FAM174C: MTFYRSLSAVLVSVCWVLLSVAEEVKNSTETRRTAATNSSRVNAINGTSKGPLNTFNVDSSMIQRALYVLVGITIIGVLYFLIRAVRLKKPTHRKKYGLLSNEDDAVEMDAVDSDEDDTLYESRSLRR, from the exons atgactttttatcGAAGTCTCTCAGCGGTTCTTGTATCGGTATGCTGGGTTCTCTTGTCCGTGGCGGAGGAGGTGAAGAACAGCACCGAAACTCGTAGAACCGCCGCGACGAACTCCAGCAGGGTTAACGCCATAAACGGCACCAGCAAGGGTCCGCTTAATACCTTCAACGTGGACAGCTCGATGATCCAGAGGGCCCTCTACGTCCTCGTTGGCATCACTATAATCGGCGTCCTCTACTTCCTCATCCGAGCCGTGCG GCTGAAGAAGCCCACCCACAGAAAGAAGTATGGTCTACTGTCCAATGAGGACGATGCTGTGGAGATGGATGCGGTGGACAGCGACGAGGACGACACGCTGTACGAATCTCGCAGCCTCCGCAG ATGA
- the LOC101463756 gene encoding T-cell acute lymphocytic leukemia protein 1 homolog produces MLHEDVQDLHTFRSDPDPCIALKLRAAPCERNLTEGTRPRVVRRIFTNSRERWRQQNVNGAFAELRRLIPTHPPDRKLSKNEILRLALRYISFLDHLLTEQDLSGAPQSQAVRLEEDRLQGTPSPNSTCESSSEGDSDGLMGEQRQLQYQQVQLSRSSRDQLRLFHHSRCEGPCSLGSD; encoded by the exons ATGCTGCACGAAGATGTCCAGGACCTCCACACCTTCCGCAG tgaTCCAGATCCATGCATCGCCCTGAAGCTCAGAGCGGCTCCGTGTGAGAGGAACCTCACTGAGG GTACCCGTCCCAGAGTGGTACGTCGGATTTTCACCAACAGTCGAGAACGATGGCGCCAGCAGAACGTGAATGGTGCATTCGCAGAGCTGCGACGTCTCATACCCACCCACCCCCCAGACAGGAAGCTCAGCAAGAACGAGATCCTACGCCTCGCCCTCAGGTACATCAGCTTTCTGGACCATCTACTGACTGAGCAAGACCTCAGCGGGGCCCCACAGAGCCAGGCTGTGaggctggaggaggacagactgCAGGGGACACCATCACCTAACTCCACCTGCGAGAGTTCATCAGAGGGAGACTCTGATGGGCTGATGGGGGAGCAGAGGCAGCTCCAGTACCAGCAGGTACAGCTGAGCAGGTCGAGCAGAGATCAGCTGAGACTGTTTCATCACTCCAGATGTGAAGGCCCCTGCAGTCTGGGGTCAGACTGA